In the Microscilla marina ATCC 23134 genome, ATATTTAAAGATGTGCGCGGGATATTTCAAAAGTTAGACAACGCCATGAAATACAAAATTCTGCAAACTTCTGCTGAGCCTTATGTGGTATTTGAGTATGCCCCTAGCTTTGACGGCAGTCACCTGATCTCTTTCTTCTATCAAGCTATAGAAGACCGAAGAACAGTGGCTTTTAACCATAAAAAATTTACCCACACCCAAATAAAAGAGTATGTGATACGCCCTTAGTAATGTTGCCGAAATAATGTCAGCAAATTTAAGTAAATATTTTTTCGCTAGACAAGGCGAAAAATCGGCTAATAGCAGCGCTATTCGGCTATTTTTCAACGATGTATAGCGACTAAAATATACAGTTAAAATGGGGAAGTTATTTTGACTACATTACTTATTGGCTCAAAGAACACAAAAACCGTTGGTATATTATAGGCGAAACTTTACACGACCAAAAGTTCAGAATATTTGGGTTAGACCGAATCATTGCTACCCAGCAAAAACAACCCACCACTCAAGGTTTTTTCAAACGCAAACCTATTTCACTTGATGATTTAATGAAGCATTCATTTGGCTTATATATCAGTGAAACCCCGCCAGAAACTGTAGTGCTCAGCATGAACCATGCCCGCGCCCAATACTTCAAAGCCCAACCTTTGTTTGACTATGATGAGCAACATGTACTCATAGACAACGAGCAGGAGTTTAGGCTTCAAAAGAAACTCATTATCAACTATGAACTCATGATGGAATTAGCCAAACTGGGCGCAAGCGTTAAAGTACTTGCCCCTAAATCTTTACAAACTCAACTCAAGCAATATTTAGCCGCTGCAATGAGCCAATACCCATAAAATACAAAGCGTAGAAAAAGCCTGACTGCTCGACAAAGGTTCCGCAAAGTCGCAGTTATTTCTTGCAACCTAATTGACTTCACAGAAAAAAATCTGTATTTAATGGCGTATTCAAACCTACCTGACGCAACCTAACCATCAGAAGATGATAAGTTAAAGTAGGCTTAAAAACTTGCCTTAGGAATGGTGAGAAATTAAATTGCTATTCTTGAGGTAGAGGTTTTGTTTTGAGACGAGGCTATTTTTTGCGCCCATAGCAGCGCTACGGGCAAAAACCGATGGCTACAGCTACGCTGTGCCGAGCTCTGCCAAAGGCTAAAAATAACGAAGTATCAAGGCGAAAAATCACCTCTCAGAGTGTAAATTTATTTTTGAACAATTCCTTAGGCACTTTAACTTGCAAAACAGGGGCTTTCGTTTCCGTAAATCTTAATTTGACCCTAACGCATCGATGCCAAGCCATCATAACAAAAAGAGCACACGGGAATCGAACCCGCATAACTGCTTTGGAGAGCAGCATGTTTCCTTGTTACATCAGTGCTCTTTTTGTTAAGTATAATACCAAATCGTTGCCATTACCCGTACGCTAAATTCTTTGTATGTCTACATCTAAAAGCTATCACCAAGCTTGTCTCCTCCTCTTGGTCTTAAGCGCAGCTGACCAAGAGAGCAGGTAATGATAGCGAAGAACGTGCATTGTGTTGGCCTTGCCAAAAGCCTTCTAACTACGCTTTTTGTAAGTTACTGAAAATCAACGTGATACAAAATTGTAGTTACCTGTGGAACAGGGTCTAGCTTGCGACTTGTCGCTTGAAGCTTGCCCCCTGTCGGGGCTTTTAACTAATAAAGTCATAACCCACTGAAAATAAGTGCACTATGGGTGTATTAGTTGCCTATGAACCGAATCTACAGCTTGCTGTGATGAGCTCAACAGAGTTAAACAAGGTGTTCCTAGAACCTTGTCGGGGCTTAAGACCACTACAAGTGAGTTTGTATGGGTTTTCAATCAGACTTGGTATAAGCAGGGTTTTCTTATAAAAGGCTATTTAGAAGAATATGCCCTCGAAAAACCACACTATCACCTCGCCTGCTCCGAGCTTGTCCTCGGAGGGCAGTGTCTTCACGCCCGATCGAAACTTCATACTTTGCAAGCTTCAGGAGTTTCTCATTTTTTATAAGAAGGCACAGGACTCGAACCTGCAATTTTTCGCTTGGCAGGCGAATGTGTTTCCAGTTACACCAACCTTCTTGTACGGCCATTGTTTTTGAAGGATGTACAGGACTTGAACCTGTAGCTTCGGGTTATGATCTCCGATACGTTTCCAGTTACGCCAACATCCTTACCATTTGGTAACGAAAAATGTAGCAGGGCGAGCGGGATTCGAACCCACAATCTTTAGAGTGACAGTCTAACATGTTTCCGGTAACACCTCCGCCCTGAGGAGGCTTTTCTATAGGTTTTGAAGGATGTACAGGACTTGAACCTGTAGCTTCGGGTTAGAGCTCCGATACGTTTCCAATTACGCCAACATCCTTACCAAATTCATCAAGTATAGGTTTACATCCCTCCGTCAGGCAGATAACTATTACGAATAGTCAGAAAAGCCCACTTGTGTCTCCAGCTCGACGAATGCCCTTACCATTCCTCAATTTTGTAATTTTTGAGCAAGTTTCCAAACAAAAAGTGTTTGTTTGTGATGGCTTCGTATATGGGGTGTATAATTCTGGCTGCCCCATCTACCGGATCAAGCGGGGGTATTTGTCCCGCTTCAAATTGTTTTTGCCGCAGACTTTCTCTCACCCCAGTAGACACCCACCCTACGTCTACACTATTGATAAACACCTGATATTGAGCGTATTCTTGTGCCGAAGTACGGGTGAGCATGTTCAAGGCAGCCTTGGTCATATTGGTATGTGGGTGAAACCTGGTTTTATTGCCATAGCTAAACTGCCCTTCGGATGATGACACATTGATAATCAATTTTTCGGCATAAGCCGATGCTTTGAGCAACGGCGTAAACCCTTTGATAAGCATATAAGGAGCAATATGATTGATGAGGTTTACCTCTAGCAACTCATTGACAGGTATTTCGGCAAGCGTACTATTCCAACTGTTTTTTTCTCTGACGTCTACTGGTTGCCCAAAGCGGGTCAGGGCTTGTGTGGCAGCAGGCAATGACTCCAGTAGGGCAGGAACCTCATCGAGCACTGGGGTGGTATTGGCTACTAACTGCTGATGGTATTGGGGGAGCAGTTGCTGTTCTTTTGCCAACAAGGGGGTATAATAAGCCTGGTCATACCTGATGGTTTGGGCAGCGTTGTTAATCAATATATCTAAGTGTTTGTGTTGGGCACAGTAGCGTTCAATAAAGGCTTGCACTGCGCTTAAGTTGCGTAAGTCCAGCCCATAAATGTGCAACCGGTGTTGCCATTGCGTGTAGTCTTTTTCTTGCTGAAGTTGCTCAAGGGCAAGCGCCGGAAACCGAGTAGTCAGGGTAAGCTCCGCCCCACAACGCAATAGTTTGAGCGCTGCAGCATAGCCAATTTTCACCCGTCCTCCGGTGAGTATCACTTTGCGCCCGCGAAGGTCAGGAGCAAGGCTGCGACAGGTATAATTAAGCTCGGCACAGGCAGGGCACAAGCGATGATAAAAAGGATGGGCTTTTTGGTAGGGGGTGTTGCAACTGTAGCAATTACGCGAGGTGTGTAGTGGTGTATATACCGGGTGGGCTGTTTTAGGGTTGACTTGGTGCGCAAATAAAGTCTTGTTTGCCAAGGCATTGCGGGCAATGGTGGTCTGTTGCAGGGTAGCCATGTCATTGGTTTTGCGTGCATTGGCAGGCGCTTGTTTGCGCTGTTTTTTTGCTTGCTTGTGTATCTTGGTCACCAGTGTCCCAAAACGCTGATTGTCTGGGTTGTGGAACGGATTATCTTTTAATACTTCAAGCACTTTTATACAACTATTCCAATCAGCCTCACTAAAACCATATTTTTCTTTCATTGT is a window encoding:
- a CDS encoding WCX domain-containing protein, with the translated sequence MKHSFGLYISETPPETVVLSMNHARAQYFKAQPLFDYDEQHVLIDNEQEFRLQKKLIINYELMMELAKLGASVKVLAPKSLQTQLKQYLAAAMSQYP
- a CDS encoding SDR family NAD(P)-dependent oxidoreductase, with the translated sequence MKEKYGFSEADWNSCIKVLEVLKDNPFHNPDNQRFGTLVTKIHKQAKKQRKQAPANARKTNDMATLQQTTIARNALANKTLFAHQVNPKTAHPVYTPLHTSRNCYSCNTPYQKAHPFYHRLCPACAELNYTCRSLAPDLRGRKVILTGGRVKIGYAAALKLLRCGAELTLTTRFPALALEQLQQEKDYTQWQHRLHIYGLDLRNLSAVQAFIERYCAQHKHLDILINNAAQTIRYDQAYYTPLLAKEQQLLPQYHQQLVANTTPVLDEVPALLESLPAATQALTRFGQPVDVREKNSWNSTLAEIPVNELLEVNLINHIAPYMLIKGFTPLLKASAYAEKLIINVSSSEGQFSYGNKTRFHPHTNMTKAALNMLTRTSAQEYAQYQVFINSVDVGWVSTGVRESLRQKQFEAGQIPPLDPVDGAARIIHPIYEAITNKHFLFGNLLKNYKIEEW